From a single Brassica oleracea var. oleracea cultivar TO1000 chromosome C5, BOL, whole genome shotgun sequence genomic region:
- the LOC106295968 gene encoding O-glucosyltransferase rumi: MGLRLRIRLPHKSSPRTPSHLLLCVLALCFFSFTAIILYKVDDFVAQTKTLAGHNLEPTPWHIFPRKSFTEATTYRILQCSYFSCPHNSAPDPKTHPSDSGSGHRTGQQQCPDVFRWIHRDLEPWLKTGVTKEHVEKAKANAAFRVVVLSGKLYVDLYYACVQSRMMFTVWGILQLLSKYPGMVPDVDMMFDCMDKPIINRTEHQSFPAPLFRYCTNEAHLDIPFPDWSFWGWSETNLRPWEEEFRDIKKGSKRTSWDSKQPRAYWKGNPDVVSPIRMELMKCNHSRLWGAQIMRQNWAEEAKGGFEQSKLSNQCNHRYKIYAEGYAWSVSLKYIMSCGSMTLIISPEYEDFFSRGLLPKENYWPVSPTDLCRSIKFAVDWGNANPSDAERIGKRGQGYMESISMNRVYDYMFHLINEYSKLQRFKPVKPPSAKEVCAGSLMCFAEQKERELLERSRAVPSMDRPCKLPDADRDRLERLIQRKKQTIEDVRNMEMTKTERGSR; encoded by the exons ATGGGTCTACGTCTACGTATTCGTCTCCCTCACAAGAGCTCTCCTCGTACACCTTCACATCTCCTTCTATGCGTTCTTGCTCTCTGCTTCTTCTCCTTCACCGCTATTATTCTCTACAAG GTTGACGACTTTGTAGCTCAGACAAAGACTCTCGCCGGACACAACTTGGAACCAACACCGTGGCACATCTTCCCACGCAAATCTTTCACGGAAGCCACGACTTACCGAATCCTCCAATGCTCCTACTTCTCTTGTCCGCACAACTCCGCCCCCGATCCAAAGACCCACCCGTCGGATTCCGGGTCGGGTCATCGAACCGGGCAACAGCAATGCCCCGACGTTTTCAG GTGGATTCACCGAGACTTGGAGCCGTGGCTAAAGACAGGGGTGACTAAAGAGCACGTGGAGAAGGCCAAAGCCAACGCTGCGTTTAGAGTGGTGGTACTATCGGGGAAGCTGTACGTGGATCTCTACTACGCGTGCGTGCAGAGCAGGATGATGTTCACCGTTTGGGGGATTCTGCAGCTGCTCAGCAAGTATCCGGGTATGGTTCCTGATGTCGACATGATGTTTGATTGCATGGATAAACCCATCATCAACCGGACAGAACACCAGTCCTTCCCAGCTCCGCTTTTTCGATATTGTACTAATGAAGCTCATTTGGACATTCCTTTTCCTGATTGGTCTTTTTGGGGATG GTCGGAGACAAATCTAAGGCCGTGGGAAGAAGAGTTTAGGGATATTAAGAAAGGGTCTAAGAGGACTAGCTGGGATAGCAAGCAACCTAGAGCTTACTGGAAAGGGAATCCTGATGTTGTGTCGCCTATAAGAATGGAGTTGATGAAATGTAACCATTCTAGGTTATGGGGAGCACAGATTATGCGCCAG AACTGGGCAGAAGAGGCAAAAGGTGGGTTTGAACAGTCTAAGCTCTCCAACCAATGCAATCACCG GTACAAAATATATGCAGAGGGTTACGCGTGGTCAGTATCTCTGAAGTATATCATGTCGTGTGGTTCCATGACACTCATAATCTCACCGGAGTATGAAGATTTCTTCAGCAGAGGCCTCCTTCCCAAGGAAAACTACTGGCCTGTCTCTCCAACTGATCTATGTCGGTCCATCAAATTCGCTGTGGACTGGGGCAATGCCAACCCCTCTGAT GCTGAAAGAATAGGAAAAAGAGGACAGGGTTACATGGAAAGCATTAGCATGAACCGGGTTTATGACTACATGTTTCATCTAATCAACGAGTACTCAAAGCTTCAGAGGTTCAAGCCGGTGAAGCCGCCTTCAGCTAAAGAGGTCTGTGCAGGATCATTGATGTGCTTCGCAGAGCAAAAAGAACGGGAACTACTGGAAAGATCAAGAGCTGTACCTTCTATGGACCGACCATGTAAACTTCCAGATGCAGATAGGGATAGGCTCGAGAGGTTGATCCAACGGAAGAAGCAAACAATCGAAGATGTTAGAAACATGGAGATGACGAAAACAGAGAGGGGTTCTAGATAG
- the LOC106295442 gene encoding non-specific phospholipase C1 produces MALRRVSATVILLLYLLFSAHSLGSKHHKIEGPIKTIVVVVMENRSFDHILGWLKPTRPEIDGLTGKESNPLNASDPNSKKIYVSNDAVFVDMDPGHSFQAIREQIFGSNDTSGDPKMNGFAQEAESMEPGMAKNVMSGFKPEVLPVYTELANEFGIFDRWFASVPTSTQPNRFYVHSATSHGCSSNVKKDLIRGFPQKTIFDSLEETGLSFGIYYQNIPATFFFKSLRRLKHLVKFHSYALKFKLHAKLGKLPNYSVIEQRYFDIDLFPANDDHPSHDVAAGQRFVKEVYETLRSSPQWDEMALIITYDEHGGFYDHVPTPVKGVPNPDGIIGPDPFYFGFDRLGVRVPTFIISPWIEKRTVIHEPDGPTPTSQYEHSSIPATVKKLFNLKSHFLTKRDAWAGTFEKYFRVRDSPRQDCPEKLAEVERSLRPWGAKEDSKLSEFQVELIQLASQLVGDHLLNSYPDIGKNMTVREGNKYAEDAVQKFLEAGKAALEAGADENTIVTMRPSLTTRTSPSEGINKYTGSY; encoded by the exons ATGGCTCTCCGGCGAGTATCCGCCACCGTAATCCTCCTCCTCTACTTACTATTTTCCGCTCACTCTCTCGGTTCCAAACACCACAAGATCGAAGGACCGATCAAGACCATAGTCGTTGTAGTCATGGAGAATCGCTCCTTCGACCACATCCTCGGCTGGCTCAAACCAACCCGACCCGAAATCGACGGATTAACCGGCAAAGAGTCAAACCCCCTCAACGCCTCCGATCCGAACTCCAAAAAGATCTACGTCTCGAACGACGCCGTTTTCGTCGACATGGATCCTGGCCATTCCTTCCAAGCCATCCGAGAGCAGATATTCGGGTCCAACGACACCTCCGGCGACCCGAAAATGAACGGATTCGCGCAGGAGGCGGAGAGCATGGAGCCAGGGATGGCCAAGAACGTGATGTCCGGGTTCAAACCCGAGGTCCTGCCCGTCTACACCGAGCTAGCAAACGAGTTCGGGATATTCGACCGGTGGTTCGCGTCGGTTCCGACTTCCACTCAGCCGAACCGGTTCTACGTCCACTCGGCCACCTCCCACGGATGCTCCAGCAACGTGAAGAAGGATCTCATCAGAGGCTTCCCTCAGAAGACGATTTTCGATTCTCTAGAAGAGACGGGGCTCAGCTTCGGGATCTATTACCAGAACATCCCCGCTACCTTCTTCTTCAAGTCTCTCCGCAGGCTCAAGCATTTGGTGAAGTTTCACAGCTACGCGCTTAAGTTCAAGCTCCACGCGAAGCTCGGGAAGCTTCCGAACTATTCGGTGATCGAACAAAGGTATTTCGATATTGATCTGTTCCCGGCGAATGACGATCACCCGTCGCATGACGTGGCGGCGGGGCAGAGGTTTGTTAAGGAAGTGTACGAGACGTTAAGGAGTAGTCCGCAGTGGGATGAGATGGCTTTGATTATTACTTATGATGAGCACGGCGGGTTTTATGATCATGTGCCCACGCCGGTTAAGGGTGTGCCGAACCCTGATGGGATTATTGGACCGGATCCGTTTTACTTCGGGTTTGACCGGTTGGGTGTTCGGGTTCCTACTTTCATTATCTCTCCTTGGATTGAGAAGCGGACTG TGATACATGAACCTGATGGTCCTACACCAACTTCACAGTATGAGCATTCTTCTATACCAGCAACTGTGAAGAAACTTTTTAACCTTAAGTCTCATTTCCTTACCAAGAGAGATGCGTGGGCTGGTACATTTGAGAAGTACTTCCGTGTCCGAGACTCTCCTCGCCAAGATTGTCCAG AGAAACTAGCAGAAGTTGAACGATCACTAAGGCCATGGGGAGCAAAAGAAGACTCAAAGCTTTCAGAGTTTCAGGTGGAGCTGATCCAGCTCGCTTCTCAACTCGTTGGAGACCATCTCCTAAACTCATATCCAGACATTGGGAAAAACATGACAGTACGTGAAGGCAACAAATACGCAGAGGATGCTGTTCAGAAGTTTTTAGAAGCTGGCAAGGCTGCCCTGGAAGCAGGAGCGGACGAGAACACTATAGTCACTATGAGGCCGTCTCTGACGACCAGGACCAGTCCCAGTGAAGGTATCAACAAGTATACTGGAAGCTATTGA